In Nocardioides bizhenqiangii, the DNA window TAGGCGAGGTCGCCCGACCAGTACATGCCGTGGCGCATCCGCTCCTGGTTGGCGGCGGGGTCGTTGTAGTAGCCGGAGAAGTAGCCGGCGCCGGTGGTGTTGACCAGCTCGCCGATCGCCTCGTCGGCGTTGAGCAACGCGCCGTTCTCGTCGAACTCCGCGCGCGGGCACTCCTCGAGGGTCTCGCTGTTGAAGACCGCGACCTCCTCGCCACCCCGGCCGATAGAGCCGGGCGGCGTGCCCTCGTCGCGGGTGATGATGATCGCCAGCTCGGTGGACCCGAAGCCGTCGACCACCCGGCAGTCGAACCGCCGGCTGAACTCCTCGATGTCGCGGTCGCTGGCCTCGTTGCCGAACGCGATGCGCAGCGGGTTGTCGGCGTCGTCGGCCTTCTCCGGCGTGGCGAGGACGTAGGCCAGCGGCTTGCCGACGTAGTTCATGTACGTCGCGCAGTACCGCCGGATGTCGTCGAGGAAGCCGGACGCGCTGAACCGGGCGGGGACCATCGCCGCGCCGCTGCAGGCCGCCGGGGCCCAACCCGCGGCCACGGCGTTGGAGTGGAAGAGCGGCATGGAGATGTAGCAGACGTCGGCCGCGGTGAGGCCGACCTTCTCAGCGAGGTGCAGGCCGGAGAAGAGGGGGAAGAGGTGGGTCACCTGGACCGCCTTCGGGTCGCCGCTCGTCCCGGAGGTGAAGATCATCATGAACGTGTCCATCGCCTCGACCTCGCGGAGCGGCGTCAGCGCGCCGGCCGCGCCCAGCAGATCGGACCACTCGGCGGAGTCGGTGTTGATGACCCGGACGTCCGCGGCAGCGAGATCGTCGGTGATGGTCTCCACGAGAGACAGGTGCTCGTCGTCGGTGAGCAGCACCTGGCACTCCGCCCGCAGGATGTCAGCGGAGAGCCCGGCTCCGCGTCGGGTCGTGTTGACCCCGCACAGGACATAGCCGCCGAGAGCTGCGGCGGCCATGGAGCGCAGCATCTGCGGACTGTTGGCCAGCACGGCACCGACGTGCACGGGCCGCTCGCGGTCGACCAGTTCGAGCAGGGCGGCGGCCTCGGTGCCGCCCACGGCCACGTAGTCGCGCCAGGACGTCACCTGGTCCTCGTGGATGATCGCCGGCTGGTCGTCGTCAGCCCGCTCGCGCAGGAGCTGCTGCATGGTCTCGGGCATGGCGTCCTCGGGTCGGATGGTCGTCAGGGGGTGGAAGCGGGCGCGGGTGCGAGCTTGCGCTGCAGGAAGTGGACGGCGTGGGCCACTGCCGGCCGGTGCCAGTCCTTGCCCGGCCACACGTCGAAGTGGTCGCAGGGGTAGTGGCGCACCTCGGCGCGGGCGGCAAAGGCGACCTTCGCCGCCGCCTGCGGCGGTGCGCTGCGGTCGAGGTCGGCGATCTGGACGAGCACGGGGCAGCGGACCTGGCGCGCATTCCTGCCCACCCGGGCCTTCCCGAGCTCCATTACGACACTGGCGTCGACCTCGTTGCGCCAGGTCGGACCGGCGATCGAGAGGTAGTCCTCGAGCGCGCCGGGCAGCGTGAACGCTCCTCGCTCGCCGGGACGCGCGACCACCGGGATCATCACCGGGTCGGCGCCCACCGCCGCCGACACCCGGCTCCGTAGGCCGGTGCCGGTCGAGCGGAGCAGCTGCGACGGTGGATGGTGCTGGAGCGCGTGCCGGGCCGCGGCGAACCCGTCGACGAGCGGGGTCATGGCCACGACGGCGGCCACGTCGGCACGGAGCGCGGCGGCCTCGAGCACGTGCCCGCCCGCCATCGACACACCCCATAGCGCCAGCCGTGCCGGGTCGGCGCGCGGCAGGTGAGCGGCGGCGTCGAGGGCCGCGAGGTAGTCCTCGACCTGTGCCCGGACCGAGACCACCTGGCGCGGCCGGCCCTCGCTGGCCCCGAACCCGCGGTAGTCGAAGGCGAGGACGTCGATCCCCGCGGCCGCGAACGCCTCGGCGAACGGCGCGAGACCGGAGTCCTTGGTGCCCGCCATGCCATGGGCCATCACGACCACCGGGCGGCCCGCGTGCGTCGTCAGGCCGTCGTGCTCGGCGGCGAAGTGCCAGGCCTCGCAGGTGACTCCGCCTGACGTGAAGGTCAGGGTGTCCGGTCTCATGCCGTGCTCTCCCTGCGCTCGACGCCGGCGCCGTAGATGGTGCGCAGCCAGATGAACGCGAGGGCGTCGATGTGCTGCTCGCGCGGCGGTCCGGAGCCCAAGGAGTGCCGCTCGAGGGCGTGGTCGTTGAGGTCGAGGAGCACCGCAGCGACAGAGGCGGCGTCCGGGCCCTCCGACGCCCGGCCTGCCGCGCGCTCGGTCTCGATCATCCCGGCGATCACACCGGCGAAGTCGGCGCGACCGGCGTCCCACATCTTCCGGACCGTGGCGCTCGACGAACGCGCCTCGAGCAGTGCCCGGTAGGTGTGCGGGCTGGTGTCGACGGAGTCGAAGAGCATGGTGATCGCGGTGCGGATCCGCTCCGCAGAGTCGCCCTCCGCCTTGACCAGCAGCTCGTTGGCATCGCCCGCGGCGTCGTACAGGTCCTGCATCAGCGCCATGACCGCGAGCGCCTTGCTCTCGAAGTAGAAGTAGAACGCCGAGCGGGTCACCCCGGCCCGCCTCGAGATCTCGGCGACGTTGATCTCCTCGAGCGACCGCTCGCGGAGCAGCTCGTCGAAGGCCTGCAGCAACGCCTCGCGCCGGGCGTCGCCGCGGTTGGGGTTGCGCCGGTCGACCAGCCGGTCCCAGGCCCCGGCGGCGCTGCTCATCGGCGGCCCGCCAGGATCCGCCTGCGCCCCGCCGGTATCTCCCGCGCCCGGATGTCGTGCTCGTAGATGAAGTAATCGACCTGCTGGGTGTGCCGCGGGGTCTTCAGCACGTGGCCGATGTACTTCGCCTCGTCCTCCTTGATGACCCGCTCCATCTCGGCAACGTCGGGCAGCGCGTAGGCCCCCACGAGGTGGGCGGCGAGGAGCCGGGCCTGCGACTCGACGAACGGGAACAGCGTCGGCGTCGCCTGCGCAAAACCGACGAAGGTGAGGTCGTCGATGCCGGGCTTGTACATCCGCTTGTAGAGCGGCAGGTGGTTGTCCGGCGCGCTGATGAAATCGGGGTCGAAGAACGGGAAGGTGATGTTGTAGCCGGTCGCCCACACGATGATGTCGAAGTCGTCGCTGGTGCCGTCCTCGAAGTGCACCGTGGAGCCGTCGAGCCTTGTGACGTTGGGCTTCGGCACGACGTCGCCCGAGCCGAGCCGCAGCGGCAGCTCGACCGACTGCGTGGGATGAGCCTCGAAGAACTTGTGGTTGGGGGTGGGCAGTCCGTAGAGCGTGCCGTTGGAGCCGTTCATCGGCTGGGCCATCTGCATGATCTTGCGCTGCCAGGAGAGCGGGAGGTACGGCGTGGTGCGGTACATCGTGTCCGCCGGCCGCCCGTAGACGTACTTCGGCACGATCCAGGCGCCGGAGCGGGTCGAGAGGGTCACCTCGGTCTGCAGGGCCTTCGACGACAGCTCGACCGCGATGTCGGCAGCGCTGTTGCCGAGCCCGACGACGAGGATCCGGGCTCCGAAGAAGTCGAACGGCGTCCGGGGGTCGATGTAGTGGTGGGAGTGCAGCGTGCGCCCGGTGAACTCGCCCGGGAAGTCGGGATAGCGCGGGTCCCAGTGGTGGCCGTTGGCGACGACGAGGTGGTCGAACCGTCGTACGGCGCCCGCCTGGTCGGTGATCTCCCAGCCACCTCCGTCGAGGCGACGGGCGTGCTGGACGCCGTTCTGGAACTCGATGTTGCGGTTGAGGTCGAACGCCTCGGCGTACGACTCGAGGTAGTCCTTGATCTGCGTGTGGTGCGGGAAGTCCGGGTAGTCCTCGGGCATCGGGAAGTCGCGGAAGGACAGCCGGTCCTTCGACGTGTCGATGTGCAACGAGCGGTAGGCGCTGCTGTGCCCGTTCGGGTTGCCGAACGCCCAGTTGCCACCGATCCGGTCCGATGCCTCGAAGCAGGTGTAGGCGATGCCGTAGTCGGTGAGCATCTTCCCGCTGGTGAGGCCGCTGATGCCGGCGCCGATGACAGCGGTGGTGGGACCGGACATGTGCTGGACCGTACGGTCGGACTTGACACGTGTCAACGAAACCTGACAGATGTCTAGCCAGGCGGCGGCTCCCACACCGCGGCGTCGTGCGCGAAGACGACGCGCCTCGGGTCGAAGGCGAGCAGCCGCTCGACCCAAGCCGGAGCGGTCGGCAGCGGCTCGGAGTGGCCGAGCGCGCGGGCCTGCGCAGCCAGGACGTCGGCGGTCCAGGCCGATGCGGTGTCGTGCGACTGACCTGCGAGGACGACCGAGCCGTCCTCGCACTCGACGACGAGCGACTGGTGCCCGTCCACGTGCCCGGGGGTCGGGATCACGTGCAGACCGGGTAGGACCTCGGTCTCGCCGCCGAGCTCCTGGTAGTTGCTGCCCGGGTGGTCGATCAGGCGGTCGATCGTGTAGTCGCCAGCGCGGGCCGTCGCCAGCTCCGCACCCTGGGCGAGGATCGGCGTGTGGCCCAGGAGCGGGTTGCCGCCGCAGTGGTCGAAGTGGAGGTGGCAGTTCGCGACCAGCGCCAGGTCGGCGAGGTCGACGCCCGCGGTGGACAGCGCGTGGGGGAGTGCGACACGCTGCGGGCGGTACCAGGCGTCGGTCTCCTCGTCGCCCTCGCCGATCCCCGTGTCGAGCAGCACGAGGCCGTGCTCGTGGTGGACGAGGTACCCGTAGACCGCCTCGATCCTGGGTCCGGCTCCGGTCTCCTCGGGTGGCCGGACGAACGTCCCCAGCGTGATCCGACGTACGTCGTCGATGCGCACTACGCCGGTTCGCTCTCCGCTTCCTTCTCGTCGCCGCCCTTGGTGGCCTCGGTCTCGGTGTCCTCGGACTCCTTCGTCTCCTCGGGCGCATCGTTGGTCTCGGGGTTCCGCATCGGGTCGAGGTCGCGCGGTATCCGCGAGGTCGGCCCGTCGCCACCGACCCCGGGCACTGCGTGCGGCCCGCCCGGAGACGGGTCCGGCGGTTCGGCCTTCGGCTCCGGACGTCTGATCGGCTTCGAGCTGTGGTTCATGTCGTTCTCCCTCTTCTCGCCCGCTCGGGCTCCGGAAGGGAGGTATCCCGCGGAGTCCGGTTCATCCGGGCACTGGCGCGCTGGCTTGCTGCGCCCTCAGGCCCGGGAGAGCACCGCGTGGAGAGCACCGCGTGGACGACCGGACGCGCACGGTCGACGTGCGTGACGAGGCTCCCCATCAACCGGTTCCGAGAGGCGATCAGGCCCGTCGGCCCGAGGCGGTAGAGCAGCGCCCTGATGAGGAGCTGGTCCCAGTCGTCGCCGGTCTGCCAATCGTCGAGGGCTGACAGAGGTGCGCCGGCGAAGGTCACGGCATCGGTGACCGCGATGGCATTGGCCATGCCGGCCGGACGGAAGTACGGCGGCCAGTCGATGACCGCGAGAGGCCGGTCGGCCGCCGCCAGCACGTTGGGTCGGATGTCGCCGTGGATCGGCTGCTCCGGGGCGGTCACCGGGCGCCTCGCGGCGAGCAGGTCCTCGATCAGCTCGAGGGTCTCCGGATCCGACGGGGGGTCGGCCGACTCCCACGCGAACCGGTCGCCGTACGCCCACGGGTCGTTGCGGTCGTCCATGAACGACGGCCGCGGCAGGTCCCGCAGGCATTCGTGGAAGGCGTCACTGGCCTCCTTCACCCGGTCCAGCTCACTGGTGAGGTCCAGGTCTCGGCCCGGCACGAAGACATGCGCGCCCCAGCCGTCGACCGACCAGTCGTCGAGCATGCCTCGCGGCGCCACCGGCTCCGGGACGCGCACGTCGGCGCTGGCCCAGGCTGCGAACACCGCGCAGACCCAGTTGTGCTCCGGCACGCAACCCACCGGCTTGAGGACGAGCCGTCCGTCGGTCCAGTTGAACCCGGCCCCGCCCGGGAACCGCCGCAGCTCCCGCACGTCGACGCCGAACGCGGTGACAGCGCCTGCCGTCGGCCCTTGCCGGCGCCTGGCCAGGTCGGCGTCGTCGAACAGGCGGACCGAGTCGGGCGATCGGAGGGTGGCAGTGCTGCTCGATTGCTCGTCGGACATCCGGCAACCGTAGGCGAACGTCGTCAGATGACGTCGTACGTGAGGTGCGTCGCTGTCGAGGTGGTGCTGATGCAAGGCCGCACAGCCCGCGCTGTTGTACACCGACCGGGACGTGGTCGTTGGAACGAGTGCGGGGTCAGGAGGGATCCGTCGGCGGCTGGACCTCCGGCTCGGTGGGCGGCACCCCGGGATCCTCGCCCGGCTCGGGCTGGGTCGTCGAGATCGGACTCGGGTCGCCGCTCGGCACGACCTCGGGGTCGGGATCCGGTTCGGACGGCGTCGTGGTCATGCGAGGTCGGTACCCGAGGGGCCGGGCCGCACACCGTGGTCGCCCGAGAGCCCGAACGCTCGGCCTCCGACGCGCGCGGAGACCGGTGCCGCCAGCACGGAGGGCGGCAGTGACGACGGCACAGCCAGCATGGCTGAGGACCCGACCAGGCCGTCCGCGATCGTCGAGCAGGTGTATCACTGCGCGGTCGGCAGGGTCGGCAGGGTCGGCAGGGTCGGGTGGTCGGTGGGGTAGATGCCGATGGCGAACCCGTACATGGTTTCGCCGGACCTGGGCATCCGGTCGAACTCATCAACCAGCTTGGCCATCCGGTCCCAGAACTGAGAGGCCTGATCTTCCGAGATGCGCGCATGCCGGATGAAGCCCCAGAGCTTTCCCTGAGCGAACGCCTCCACGGACTCGCGTGCTGCAACCTCGAAGTCGTTGAAGTCGCCCGGAATCTCCTCGCCAGCGGGTGATGGCTCGGCTGCCACGTGGAACATGCGCGCGGTGCGTCCGTAGAAGCGCTCCTCGATCGCCCGCACCTTCCGCGTGCGCACCACCTGGAGCAGGCCGTTCCGGGTGAGCACGTCCACGTGGTGCGCGACCGTGCTCTTGGGGCGCCCGATTGCGGCCGCGAGCTCGGTAACGGTCGCGGCCCGCTCGTGGAGGAGCTGCAGGATCGTCGTACGGAGCGGGTGACCGATGGCCTTCACCTGGTCGGCGGCGGTGAGCGCCATTCGATCAGCGAGCTCGTAGTCCGGGGGGTTGTCGGCCACAGCGGACCAGACTAACATCATCGAACGATCCAAAAGATTCGAACATTGAGCGAAGGAAGCCGCCGAGATGACCGAAGTGTTGATGTATCACCACATCCAGGGACTTACCGACGGAGTTCAGGCCTTCGCCGACGACCTGCGACAGGCCGAGCACACCGTGCACACTCCCGACCTCTTCGACGGCCGCACGTTCGGCAGCATCGAGGAGGGTTTCGGATACGCGCGCCAGGTGGGGTTCGACGCGATCCGGGAGCGCGGCATCGCCGCGGCCGACGAGTTCGGGCCCGACCTCGTTTACGCTGGATTCTCCTTCGGCGTGACCATCGCCCAGCGGCTTGCGCAGACCCGGCCGGGTGC includes these proteins:
- a CDS encoding aminoglycoside phosphotransferase family protein, which codes for MSDEQSSSTATLRSPDSVRLFDDADLARRRQGPTAGAVTAFGVDVRELRRFPGGAGFNWTDGRLVLKPVGCVPEHNWVCAVFAAWASADVRVPEPVAPRGMLDDWSVDGWGAHVFVPGRDLDLTSELDRVKEASDAFHECLRDLPRPSFMDDRNDPWAYGDRFAWESADPPSDPETLELIEDLLAARRPVTAPEQPIHGDIRPNVLAAADRPLAVIDWPPYFRPAGMANAIAVTDAVTFAGAPLSALDDWQTGDDWDQLLIRALLYRLGPTGLIASRNRLMGSLVTHVDRARPVVHAVLSTRCSPGPEGAASQRASARMNRTPRDTSLPEPERARRGRTT
- a CDS encoding dienelactone hydrolase family protein, producing the protein MTEVLMYHHIQGLTDGVQAFADDLRQAEHTVHTPDLFDGRTFGSIEEGFGYARQVGFDAIRERGIAAADEFGPDLVYAGFSFGVTIAQRLAQTRPGARGALLMYSCIPVAEFGEAWPAGVPVQIHGKEGDEFFDEDLPAARELAGATAAAELFVYPGDQHLFADSSLDAYDPQASSLLMERVQTFLASV
- a CDS encoding TetR/AcrR family transcriptional regulator, encoding MSSAAGAWDRLVDRRNPNRGDARREALLQAFDELLRERSLEEINVAEISRRAGVTRSAFYFYFESKALAVMALMQDLYDAAGDANELLVKAEGDSAERIRTAITMLFDSVDTSPHTYRALLEARSSSATVRKMWDAGRADFAGVIAGMIETERAAGRASEGPDAASVAAVLLDLNDHALERHSLGSGPPREQHIDALAFIWLRTIYGAGVERRESTA
- a CDS encoding flavin-containing monooxygenase, with amino-acid sequence MSGPTTAVIGAGISGLTSGKMLTDYGIAYTCFEASDRIGGNWAFGNPNGHSSAYRSLHIDTSKDRLSFRDFPMPEDYPDFPHHTQIKDYLESYAEAFDLNRNIEFQNGVQHARRLDGGGWEITDQAGAVRRFDHLVVANGHHWDPRYPDFPGEFTGRTLHSHHYIDPRTPFDFFGARILVVGLGNSAADIAVELSSKALQTEVTLSTRSGAWIVPKYVYGRPADTMYRTTPYLPLSWQRKIMQMAQPMNGSNGTLYGLPTPNHKFFEAHPTQSVELPLRLGSGDVVPKPNVTRLDGSTVHFEDGTSDDFDIIVWATGYNITFPFFDPDFISAPDNHLPLYKRMYKPGIDDLTFVGFAQATPTLFPFVESQARLLAAHLVGAYALPDVAEMERVIKEDEAKYIGHVLKTPRHTQQVDYFIYEHDIRAREIPAGRRRILAGRR
- the fadD1 gene encoding fatty-acid--CoA ligase FadD1; translated protein: MPETMQQLLRERADDDQPAIIHEDQVTSWRDYVAVGGTEAAALLELVDRERPVHVGAVLANSPQMLRSMAAAALGGYVLCGVNTTRRGAGLSADILRAECQVLLTDDEHLSLVETITDDLAAADVRVINTDSAEWSDLLGAAGALTPLREVEAMDTFMMIFTSGTSGDPKAVQVTHLFPLFSGLHLAEKVGLTAADVCYISMPLFHSNAVAAGWAPAACSGAAMVPARFSASGFLDDIRRYCATYMNYVGKPLAYVLATPEKADDADNPLRIAFGNEASDRDIEEFSRRFDCRVVDGFGSTELAIIITRDEGTPPGSIGRGGEEVAVFNSETLEECPRAEFDENGALLNADEAIGELVNTTGAGYFSGYYNDPAANQERMRHGMYWSGDLAYRDAEGWVYLAGRTADWMRVDGENLAAGPIERVLQRLPAVSRVAVYAVPDPNVGDQVMAAIVLRDESELTPGELERFLAAQADLSPKAWPRYVRLTATLPATATNKVIKRELVAQGVDGGEGVLWVRQERGTSYEERG
- a CDS encoding MBL fold metallo-hydrolase, which codes for MRIDDVRRITLGTFVRPPEETGAGPRIEAVYGYLVHHEHGLVLLDTGIGEGDEETDAWYRPQRVALPHALSTAGVDLADLALVANCHLHFDHCGGNPLLGHTPILAQGAELATARAGDYTIDRLIDHPGSNYQELGGETEVLPGLHVIPTPGHVDGHQSLVVECEDGSVVLAGQSHDTASAWTADVLAAQARALGHSEPLPTAPAWVERLLAFDPRRVVFAHDAAVWEPPPG
- a CDS encoding alpha/beta hydrolase; protein product: MRPDTLTFTSGGVTCEAWHFAAEHDGLTTHAGRPVVVMAHGMAGTKDSGLAPFAEAFAAAGIDVLAFDYRGFGASEGRPRQVVSVRAQVEDYLAALDAAAHLPRADPARLALWGVSMAGGHVLEAAALRADVAAVVAMTPLVDGFAAARHALQHHPPSQLLRSTGTGLRSRVSAAVGADPVMIPVVARPGERGAFTLPGALEDYLSIAGPTWRNEVDASVVMELGKARVGRNARQVRCPVLVQIADLDRSAPPQAAAKVAFAARAEVRHYPCDHFDVWPGKDWHRPAVAHAVHFLQRKLAPAPASTP
- a CDS encoding ArsR/SmtB family transcription factor; translation: MDRSMMLVWSAVADNPPDYELADRMALTAADQVKAIGHPLRTTILQLLHERAATVTELAAAIGRPKSTVAHHVDVLTRNGLLQVVRTRKVRAIEERFYGRTARMFHVAAEPSPAGEEIPGDFNDFEVAARESVEAFAQGKLWGFIRHARISEDQASQFWDRMAKLVDEFDRMPRSGETMYGFAIGIYPTDHPTLPTLPTLPTAQ